A section of the Spirochaeta isovalerica genome encodes:
- a CDS encoding alpha/beta hydrolase, giving the protein MILIYIAAFILIATGAAGYILSRISLNPKTHDYEESYRSEVEAGKFDDEWFRSLEKEDVYIQSRDGLKLHGLWYPLEGSQKTIILSHGYSYTLYGSVKYMKMFHDRGFNLLLIDHRYHGLSEGKICTMGHREKMDHVGWVNWIENRVGRDTMIGVHGESMGATTALLHGEIDDRIGFIIADCPFQSLRDQFRYRLKVQFKMPAFPLLYAGNFISKIRAGLFYSDVSALNAVNKIKVPVLFIHGSSDVYTTPSNSINLKKAKSGSAFLYLVPGAGHAESYETDPENYRKVVYRFLDNTGV; this is encoded by the coding sequence ATGATACTGATTTATATAGCCGCATTCATACTGATCGCAACCGGTGCCGCCGGATATATACTCTCCAGAATATCCTTGAACCCGAAAACCCATGATTACGAAGAATCATACCGGTCGGAAGTCGAAGCGGGAAAATTCGATGATGAATGGTTCCGTTCCCTGGAGAAAGAGGATGTTTATATCCAGTCGCGCGACGGCCTGAAGCTTCACGGGCTCTGGTATCCCCTTGAAGGATCACAGAAGACGATAATCCTCAGCCATGGTTACTCCTATACGCTCTACGGCTCTGTCAAATATATGAAGATGTTTCACGACAGAGGATTCAATCTTCTGCTGATCGATCACCGGTACCACGGTTTGAGCGAAGGAAAGATCTGTACAATGGGACACAGGGAAAAGATGGATCATGTCGGCTGGGTCAACTGGATAGAAAACCGCGTGGGACGGGATACGATGATCGGCGTACATGGCGAATCCATGGGTGCCACCACAGCGCTTCTCCATGGAGAGATTGATGACAGAATCGGTTTTATCATTGCGGACTGCCCTTTTCAGAGCCTCCGGGATCAGTTCCGCTACAGACTGAAAGTTCAATTCAAAATGCCTGCGTTTCCCCTTCTTTATGCGGGCAATTTCATATCGAAAATTCGCGCCGGACTCTTTTACAGTGATGTCTCGGCTCTGAATGCCGTGAATAAAATCAAAGTCCCGGTTCTTTTTATTCACGGGAGTTCCGATGTCTATACGACGCCGTCCAATTCCATAAACTTGAAAAAAGCCAAATCGGGATCGGCTTTCCTCTATCTTGTTCCCGGGGCGGGACATGCCGAATCCTATGAAACAGATCCGGAAAACTACCGCAAAGTCGTTTACCGATTTCTCGACAACACCGGCGTTTAA
- a CDS encoding MFS transporter: MSNLTVSLKWKYAMGQLGWSILSGIIQVWLVWFYNPPEAVELPAYIPRNPVFMVFTVIGLITMLGRLMDGITDPWIASLSDRSRHRKGRRIPFMGKAVIPFTALTIMVFIMPTEGNQLLNSLWLVLTLLAYYVAYTSYVAPYFALTSELGQTEKERLDLSTYIALTWFIGYIIASAASFIWPVFQNMGYTLVTSIRLSIALLSLTGFAFMLIPVLTIDEKKYVTSKPNPMSFSTALKSTLGNRNFLLFEIFFLAYGIAITIFQTGNVYYVTVLLGMGETWVTVITAMTGLIAFTLYPAVNFLAGRIGKKPLCIGAMILLILAYVYCGFLGLIPLPPSLQALIFACIAGIGFAVFGILPNAIVADIAQKDGERTGIYKEAMFFSVQTFMNKLGQMIAMVSFSSILLLGKNPGDDLGIRMTGFVAAVTGFISLLLFTRFREEREDSR; the protein is encoded by the coding sequence ATGAGCAACCTGACCGTTTCTTTAAAATGGAAATACGCAATGGGACAGCTGGGCTGGTCCATACTATCGGGAATTATCCAGGTATGGCTCGTCTGGTTCTACAACCCGCCTGAGGCAGTGGAACTGCCGGCTTATATACCGAGGAATCCCGTCTTCATGGTATTCACAGTCATCGGCCTGATTACCATGCTGGGCAGGCTGATGGACGGAATAACGGATCCCTGGATAGCCTCACTGAGCGACAGGAGCAGACATCGAAAAGGGAGACGGATCCCCTTTATGGGAAAAGCCGTGATACCTTTCACAGCCCTGACCATAATGGTTTTTATCATGCCGACAGAGGGCAATCAGCTGCTGAATTCTCTGTGGCTGGTTCTAACTCTGCTGGCTTATTATGTTGCCTACACATCTTACGTCGCTCCCTACTTCGCTTTGACATCGGAATTGGGGCAGACAGAAAAGGAAAGGCTCGATCTTTCGACTTACATCGCCCTGACATGGTTTATCGGGTATATTATCGCAAGCGCCGCTTCATTTATCTGGCCGGTTTTCCAGAACATGGGATACACCCTTGTGACATCTATCCGCTTATCTATCGCTTTGCTGTCTCTGACGGGATTTGCTTTTATGCTAATACCCGTATTGACCATAGATGAAAAGAAATATGTCACATCGAAACCCAACCCCATGAGTTTTTCCACAGCACTCAAATCGACATTGGGCAACAGGAATTTCCTGCTTTTCGAAATCTTCTTTCTGGCTTATGGGATCGCAATAACCATTTTCCAGACCGGCAATGTGTATTATGTCACAGTTCTCCTGGGCATGGGTGAGACCTGGGTAACCGTTATTACAGCCATGACCGGCCTGATAGCCTTTACTCTTTATCCGGCTGTCAATTTTCTCGCAGGCCGGATAGGAAAAAAGCCTCTGTGTATCGGCGCCATGATCCTTCTGATATTAGCCTATGTCTATTGCGGCTTTCTGGGATTGATTCCCCTTCCCCCCTCTCTGCAGGCCCTGATCTTCGCATGCATCGCCGGCATCGGTTTCGCCGTCTTTGGGATCCTCCCCAACGCCATCGTCGCGGATATCGCCCAGAAAGACGGGGAGCGAACCGGTATATATAAGGAAGCCATGTTCTTTTCCGTACAGACATTTATGAATAAACTGGGGCAGATGATAGCCATGGTATCCTTCAGCTCCATCCTTCTGCTCGGAAAAAATCCCGGCGATGATCTGGGAATAAGAATGACCGGTTTCGTGGCCGCTGTTACAGGTTTCATTTCTCTGTTATTATTTACCAGGTTCAGAGAAGAACGGGAGGATTCACGATGA
- a CDS encoding DUF134 domain-containing protein — translation MPRRFKHRNCRHLDGDRNFKPSGIPSRELEKVEMKLDEFEALRLCDYDGLSQIEAGEAMGVSRGTVQRLLLSGRKKIVDVLLHSKELVVHNKVINHEADTGQS, via the coding sequence ATGCCCAGAAGATTTAAACATAGAAATTGCCGGCACCTTGACGGTGACAGAAATTTCAAACCATCAGGAATACCTTCCAGAGAACTGGAAAAAGTGGAAATGAAACTCGATGAATTCGAAGCGCTCCGACTCTGTGATTACGACGGGCTGAGCCAGATCGAAGCCGGGGAAGCCATGGGAGTCTCACGGGGAACAGTACAGAGGCTTCTCCTTTCGGGACGCAAAAAAATTGTCGATGTCCTGCTCCACTCCAAAGAACTGGTTGTTCACAATAAAGTGATAAATCACGAAGCGGACACCGGTCAGTCTTGA
- a CDS encoding TetR/AcrR family transcriptional regulator — translation MEAITEEQISEAAFRAFLKRGLNFTTDDLADELGISKRTLYKRISSKNEVIRLLIDKERNRIKEIQKQILNNDRLSSMEKMKKLLTVQPESESRIMVQDLRLLKRKYPEEFKYLERLYSEDWEDFFRLMEQEISLGRIREINPRLFRDIYLSAVTSLRSDKAFPESIAEITDILFHGIIAGDRII, via the coding sequence ATGGAAGCAATAACCGAAGAACAGATAAGCGAAGCCGCTTTCCGGGCTTTCCTTAAAAGAGGATTAAACTTTACGACTGACGATCTTGCGGATGAGCTCGGAATAAGCAAAAGGACCCTGTACAAAAGGATTTCTTCCAAGAACGAAGTCATACGTCTCCTCATCGATAAAGAACGGAACAGAATCAAAGAGATTCAGAAACAGATCCTGAACAACGACAGACTTTCCTCTATGGAGAAAATGAAAAAACTGCTTACCGTGCAGCCCGAATCGGAATCCCGGATCATGGTACAGGATCTCCGCCTGCTCAAAAGAAAATATCCTGAAGAATTCAAATATCTGGAGAGACTGTACAGCGAGGACTGGGAAGACTTTTTCAGACTAATGGAGCAGGAGATATCTCTGGGCCGCATAAGGGAAATAAATCCCCGGCTTTTCAGGGATATATACTTAAGCGCCGTAACCTCTCTCAGATCCGACAAAGCTTTTCCCGAATCCATCGCCGAAATCACCGATATACTATTTCACGGAATAATTGCAGGAGACCGGATCATATGA
- a CDS encoding ATP-binding protein: protein MKVKEIVVISGKGGTGKTTFTASLAPFLKDVVIADCDVDAPDLHILLNPRIEEESIFSGSAKARIDEDLCTRCNLCAEHCRFGAIDKTPRINPMKCEGCGVCEYICPADAITLKDVTTGKVYKGITEYGPMVHARLVPGEETSGKLVSRVRNEAKKRAESEEKPYVLIDGSPGIGCNVISSITGASTVVIVTEPTLSGLHDLKRVLEVAARFSGKAYVVINKYDLSREMSEKIEIEAEKSGAPVLMKLPFDKKIVQAVTGKKIPSLAEEELFLSAGWKNLLKTLTAE from the coding sequence ATGAAAGTTAAGGAAATTGTTGTCATATCCGGCAAGGGCGGCACAGGAAAGACAACCTTTACAGCATCACTCGCTCCCTTCCTGAAAGATGTCGTCATTGCCGACTGCGATGTTGATGCGCCGGATCTTCATATACTCCTGAATCCCCGAATCGAAGAGGAATCCATATTTTCCGGTTCCGCCAAAGCCCGGATCGATGAAGATCTCTGTACCCGTTGCAATCTCTGCGCAGAACACTGCCGGTTCGGAGCCATAGACAAGACACCCCGTATCAACCCCATGAAGTGCGAGGGCTGCGGAGTCTGCGAATACATCTGTCCCGCCGATGCGATTACCCTCAAAGACGTGACAACCGGAAAGGTTTACAAAGGGATAACCGAATACGGACCCATGGTTCATGCCCGGCTCGTCCCCGGTGAGGAAACTTCAGGCAAACTGGTTTCCCGGGTGAGAAATGAAGCAAAAAAAAGAGCAGAATCGGAAGAGAAGCCGTATGTGCTTATCGACGGATCTCCCGGAATCGGCTGCAATGTCATATCCTCTATAACGGGGGCATCGACTGTCGTCATCGTAACAGAACCCACTCTGTCGGGACTGCACGACCTGAAGAGGGTTCTTGAAGTTGCTGCACGATTCTCCGGCAAGGCATACGTTGTAATAAATAAATACGATCTCTCCCGGGAGATGTCTGAAAAAATAGAGATCGAAGCGGAAAAGAGCGGGGCTCCCGTCCTGATGAAATTGCCCTTCGATAAAAAAATCGTTCAGGCCGTTACGGGAAAAAAAATCCCCTCCCTGGCAGAGGAAGAACTTTTCCTATCAGCCGGTTGGAAGAATCTTCTGAAGACTTTGACAGCTGAATAG
- a CDS encoding ATP-binding protein: MKITILSGKGGTGKTTVSNNLAVLVKESFLIDCDVEEPNSHIFMAPEITEEEEIRTGYPVVDEDKCIHCRKCADFCHYNAIIAGAAATMPLKDLCHDCGGCQLVCPAGAISYEKKGIGTIFSGTSRFGSRFLYGQLYTGELSGVKIINRLNEKMSHSDLVLVDSPPGTSCSTVAALEGSDYAVIVTEPTPFGVSDMKMVVEMLKEMNIPFSVVVNKAGLGDNEVYEYCSEENLTITGEIPFERIVAEAYASGKLAVEISEEHKSLYRNLWLNIQKEAERSHES, from the coding sequence ATGAAAATAACTATTCTGAGCGGAAAAGGAGGAACGGGAAAAACAACCGTTTCCAATAATCTTGCCGTCCTGGTCAAGGAATCATTTCTTATTGACTGCGATGTGGAAGAACCGAACAGCCATATCTTCATGGCTCCTGAAATTACAGAAGAGGAAGAAATCCGGACCGGGTATCCCGTTGTAGATGAAGACAAATGTATTCACTGCCGAAAGTGTGCCGATTTCTGTCATTACAACGCAATTATTGCCGGAGCCGCGGCGACTATGCCGCTCAAGGATCTTTGCCATGACTGCGGTGGGTGTCAGCTGGTCTGTCCTGCCGGCGCGATCTCTTATGAAAAGAAGGGAATCGGCACGATATTCTCGGGAACCAGTCGTTTCGGATCACGATTTTTGTACGGTCAGCTTTATACCGGAGAATTATCCGGGGTTAAAATCATTAACAGACTGAATGAAAAAATGAGCCACAGCGACCTTGTTCTTGTCGATTCGCCGCCGGGAACCTCCTGCTCCACCGTCGCAGCCCTGGAAGGAAGCGATTACGCGGTTATCGTTACAGAACCGACACCATTCGGCGTCAGCGATATGAAGATGGTTGTCGAGATGTTGAAGGAAATGAATATTCCCTTCTCTGTGGTGGTCAACAAAGCAGGTCTCGGCGATAACGAAGTCTATGAATACTGCAGTGAAGAGAATCTCACCATTACCGGGGAAATTCCCTTTGAACGAATTGTAGCGGAAGCCTACGCATCGGGAAAGCTCGCTGTGGAAATCAGCGAAGAACACAAAAGCCTATACAGAAATTTATGGCTGAATATTCAAAAAGAAGCGGAGAGAAGCCATGAAAGTTAA
- a CDS encoding NifB/NifX family molybdenum-iron cluster-binding protein: protein MSDYDMRVAFPTNDRASVEEHFGHAKEFAFANVKDGQVVSTEYLTPPPHAPGVIPAFVGDNGATAIITGGMGGMAINLFKQRGVEVILGAKGSIDETLATYISGNLDSTGSACEHDHHH from the coding sequence ATGAGTGATTATGACATGAGAGTGGCTTTCCCTACCAATGACAGAGCCAGCGTGGAAGAGCATTTCGGACATGCGAAAGAATTCGCTTTTGCCAACGTAAAAGACGGACAGGTGGTATCAACAGAATATCTGACTCCCCCGCCGCACGCCCCCGGCGTGATTCCCGCATTTGTCGGAGATAATGGCGCGACAGCCATTATTACCGGAGGAATGGGCGGAATGGCTATCAACCTCTTCAAGCAGAGAGGCGTGGAAGTGATTCTCGGAGCAAAAGGCTCCATAGATGAGACTCTTGCAACCTATATCAGCGGTAACCTGGATTCGACCGGTTCCGCCTGCGAACACGATCATCATCATTAA
- a CDS encoding DUF5320 domain-containing protein, translated as MRGNRKGPENLGPKTGRGLGFCNGNDRPGFESDEAPMGMRRGGGYGRGAGFGRGRGPGRGMRQGFGRGYYETGGFDSTVQQNILDRLEKIEKLLDKGDSAKS; from the coding sequence ATGAGAGGAAACAGAAAAGGTCCCGAAAACTTAGGACCGAAAACAGGAAGAGGACTGGGATTCTGCAACGGAAACGACAGACCCGGCTTTGAAAGCGATGAAGCTCCCATGGGTATGAGACGGGGCGGAGGATACGGCAGAGGAGCCGGATTCGGCCGCGGCAGAGGCCCGGGAAGAGGCATGAGACAGGGTTTCGGCAGAGGATATTATGAAACCGGCGGCTTCGACAGCACAGTACAGCAGAATATCCTTGATCGTCTGGAAAAGATTGAAAAACTACTGGACAAAGGAGACAGTGCAAAATCATGA
- a CDS encoding NifB/NifX family molybdenum-iron cluster-binding protein: MNIAFCSTGCDLNSSVDERFGRTTNFLIYKTETGETTCIENRARTAKGGAGALAVQQLVDNNVSVIIAPEVGPQAMDALKKFNITAYNQQGASTVKEALDLWKEEKLSLIEEPGNKGLHKA; this comes from the coding sequence ATGAATATAGCCTTCTGCAGCACCGGCTGCGATTTGAACTCATCAGTCGATGAAAGGTTCGGCAGAACCACTAACTTTTTAATTTACAAAACAGAAACAGGTGAAACAACCTGTATTGAAAACAGGGCGAGAACGGCCAAAGGCGGAGCGGGAGCTCTTGCTGTACAGCAACTGGTCGACAATAACGTCTCGGTCATTATAGCTCCCGAAGTGGGCCCTCAGGCCATGGATGCCCTGAAAAAATTCAATATTACAGCCTATAACCAGCAAGGGGCATCTACAGTCAAAGAAGCTTTGGATTTATGGAAAGAAGAAAAGCTCTCTCTGATTGAAGAACCGGGCAACAAAGGACTCCACAAGGCGTAA
- a CDS encoding hybrid sensor histidine kinase/response regulator, whose protein sequence is MDRILIIENNKSVSQQIQQTLEQGDFKAVLCINYNEAAMEIMKGEYFAAIVDMDPGNENWQSTISLISSRAIPVILFSDREYTAELRETLQKKNILEFISKNRKQSYDDLFYAVRRMELNREIKVLIVDDSPSARKISRYILERTKFSVMEAGDGMEALGLIESNPDIRIVICDFEMPHMNGYELVKILREQYNKERLSIIGLSHPSTKASSATFLKSGANDFISKPYSPEEFYCRIITQAELLEAFTKVNNLNEQKNNLIGMVAHDIRVPLANIEMICNRLLEKSRDDLTDHISKALTVISRASGKMMSFLNDLLNITSLEKGQGKLVLRENSLSELVEERLESIFFVSAEKKGISLKMKSEELPAVSFDRDRISQVIDNLISNAVKFTQPGGEIIINLKNKKGRVVFRVWDNGPGMSRYDKEHAFLEFQKLSAKPTGGETSTGLGLAICRKIVLMHKGRIWVESEPGQGAEFCFSLPLEQ, encoded by the coding sequence ATGGACCGCATTCTGATAATTGAAAACAATAAATCAGTTTCCCAACAGATTCAGCAGACATTGGAACAAGGCGATTTTAAGGCTGTTTTATGCATCAATTATAATGAAGCTGCCATGGAAATCATGAAAGGTGAGTACTTTGCTGCCATAGTTGATATGGATCCCGGAAACGAAAACTGGCAGAGTACAATCAGCCTCATTTCTTCCCGCGCAATACCGGTCATCTTATTTTCCGACCGTGAATATACGGCCGAATTAAGGGAAACGCTTCAGAAAAAAAATATACTCGAGTTTATCTCAAAAAACCGCAAACAGAGTTATGACGATCTTTTCTATGCGGTGAGGAGAATGGAGCTCAACAGGGAAATCAAAGTTCTCATAGTTGATGATTCTCCATCGGCGAGGAAGATCAGCCGGTATATACTGGAGCGGACAAAGTTTTCCGTAATGGAAGCGGGAGACGGAATGGAAGCTCTCGGGTTGATCGAATCGAATCCCGATATCAGAATTGTTATCTGTGATTTCGAAATGCCTCATATGAACGGCTATGAACTGGTAAAAATCCTCCGGGAACAATACAACAAGGAGCGTCTCTCCATAATCGGTCTCTCTCACCCTTCGACAAAAGCCTCATCGGCCACTTTCCTCAAATCCGGAGCCAATGATTTTATCAGCAAGCCCTATTCTCCGGAAGAGTTCTATTGCAGGATTATTACGCAGGCAGAACTGCTGGAAGCTTTTACAAAAGTGAATAACCTCAATGAGCAGAAAAATAATCTTATCGGTATGGTGGCTCACGATATAAGAGTTCCTCTCGCAAATATTGAGATGATCTGTAACAGGCTTCTTGAAAAATCGCGCGATGATTTGACCGATCATATTTCAAAAGCTCTGACGGTCATCTCCCGGGCTTCAGGTAAGATGATGTCATTTCTCAATGACCTTCTGAATATAACCAGTCTTGAAAAAGGGCAGGGGAAACTGGTTCTCCGGGAAAACTCTCTCTCAGAACTGGTTGAAGAGAGGTTGGAATCGATCTTCTTCGTATCGGCTGAGAAAAAAGGGATCTCTCTGAAAATGAAATCTGAAGAGCTCCCCGCTGTCAGTTTTGACAGGGACAGGATATCCCAGGTTATCGATAACCTGATCAGCAATGCCGTCAAATTCACTCAGCCCGGAGGCGAGATCATCATCAATCTGAAAAACAAAAAAGGGCGTGTCGTGTTCAGGGTCTGGGATAACGGACCCGGAATGAGCCGGTATGATAAAGAACATGCATTTCTGGAATTTCAGAAACTTTCCGCCAAACCGACAGGAGGAGAGACCTCGACAGGACTGGGACTGGCTATCTGCCGGAAAATAGTTCTTATGCATAAAGGCCGGATCTGGGTCGAATCGGAACCGGGGCAGGGGGCGGAGTTCTGCTTTTCTCTACCTTTGGAACAGTAG
- a CDS encoding glycoside-pentoside-hexuronide (GPH):cation symporter produces MDSNNRRNHYTYGLGTIGRDMIYALISMYLMYFLTDILDLSTGTLWWITGIILFARVFDALNDPVMGIIVDNTEHRYGKFKPWIARGAFLSGILTILLFTDFGLKGPAFVVLFFFLYLGWGLTYTANDIAYWSMLPSLTLDQKEREKMGAFARICANIGLFSVVAGIVPLTNALGAKLGSMTKAYFVFVLICVLIMWAGQSITLFGVKEPRNVFNRDKATPLKELFSVIVKNDQLLFVALSMSLFMIGYVTTTSFGLYYFKYAYGNEDMYGVFALVLGVSQLAALALFPLFSKFFTRRQLYTGGTVFIVIGYILFFLSPMKILYIGISGILLFFGQAFIQLLILMFLADTIEYGQWKLGRRNESITFSLQPFINKIGGAVGSGVVGAVVILSGIAEAKGPEDVTPEGLWMMKSAMLLFPPFIILISYFIYRFKYKIDKDMYEKILGDLKERGELNI; encoded by the coding sequence TTGGATTCCAACAACAGACGCAACCACTACACTTACGGATTGGGAACAATAGGGCGGGATATGATCTATGCCCTTATCAGCATGTATCTCATGTATTTTCTCACTGATATTCTGGATCTTTCTACAGGAACTCTCTGGTGGATTACCGGAATCATTCTCTTCGCCAGAGTTTTCGATGCGCTCAATGATCCGGTTATGGGAATAATTGTTGACAATACCGAGCATCGGTATGGAAAGTTTAAGCCCTGGATTGCCCGAGGCGCCTTTCTTTCCGGTATCCTGACAATTCTGCTTTTCACCGACTTCGGTCTGAAGGGTCCGGCTTTCGTCGTTCTCTTCTTTTTTCTCTATCTTGGCTGGGGTCTTACCTACACGGCTAACGATATCGCCTACTGGTCCATGCTGCCGTCCCTGACGCTCGATCAGAAGGAGAGGGAGAAGATGGGAGCCTTCGCCCGTATCTGCGCCAATATCGGCTTATTCTCGGTTGTCGCGGGGATTGTTCCCCTTACCAATGCTCTGGGTGCGAAGCTGGGCAGTATGACAAAAGCCTATTTTGTTTTTGTTCTGATCTGCGTTCTGATTATGTGGGCAGGGCAGAGCATTACGCTTTTCGGTGTCAAAGAGCCAAGAAATGTTTTCAACCGCGATAAAGCCACGCCTCTTAAGGAACTGTTCAGCGTTATCGTAAAGAATGATCAGCTTCTTTTCGTGGCTCTTTCCATGAGTCTGTTTATGATCGGTTATGTAACCACAACAAGCTTCGGGCTCTATTATTTTAAATATGCCTATGGAAATGAAGACATGTACGGAGTTTTCGCTCTTGTCCTCGGCGTTTCCCAGCTAGCCGCCCTGGCTCTTTTTCCTCTGTTCAGTAAGTTTTTTACCAGACGTCAGCTCTATACAGGCGGGACTGTTTTCATCGTTATCGGCTATATCCTGTTCTTCCTTTCTCCCATGAAAATTCTCTATATCGGAATTTCGGGAATTCTGCTCTTCTTCGGGCAGGCTTTTATACAGCTGCTCATTCTGATGTTTTTAGCCGATACGATCGAATACGGTCAGTGGAAGCTGGGACGGAGGAACGAGAGTATCACCTTTTCCCTTCAGCCCTTTATCAATAAGATAGGAGGCGCCGTGGGAAGCGGCGTCGTCGGTGCCGTCGTCATATTATCGGGTATTGCCGAAGCGAAGGGGCCGGAAGACGTGACACCCGAGGGACTGTGGATGATGAAATCCGCCATGCTGCTTTTTCCCCCTTTTATCATTCTGATCAGTTATTTCATTTACCGTTTCAAATATAAAATTGATAAAGATATGTACGAGAAAATTCTCGGCGATCTGAAAGAGAGGGGAGAGCTGAATATATAG
- a CDS encoding nickel/cobalt transporter: MVETQLKFREILADRLEGLEEGSNPALFFSLLGAAFLYGILHAAGPGHRKTIIFSLLLSRKTKWYEPLAASFLSVGIHGGTAVLLILFFQLIFRSIRSTEVQNVSSWLEGISYTLLMILALWFLLRRHKHHHDREANSNIYGTLAASSFFPCPGVIMIMTFSTALGIMKTGILAVISLSAGMGVTISLAAYLAYFGRESLFLLLKQKEHIVERTTLLLEKGSYLFLFLFSLWMAYPFFRTIIPI, from the coding sequence ATGGTAGAGACTCAACTGAAATTCAGAGAAATTCTCGCTGATAGATTGGAAGGTCTTGAGGAGGGGTCCAATCCGGCACTTTTCTTCTCTCTGCTGGGTGCAGCTTTTCTCTACGGGATTCTTCACGCTGCAGGGCCGGGACACCGCAAAACAATAATTTTTTCCCTGCTGCTCTCCCGAAAAACCAAATGGTACGAACCGCTCGCCGCTTCATTCCTGTCGGTGGGCATCCACGGCGGAACGGCTGTCCTCCTGATACTTTTTTTCCAGTTGATATTCCGAAGCATCCGGTCAACAGAAGTTCAGAATGTCAGTTCATGGCTGGAAGGGATCAGCTACACACTGCTAATGATTCTGGCTCTGTGGTTTCTCTTACGGCGCCACAAGCATCATCATGACAGAGAGGCAAACAGCAATATCTACGGGACTCTTGCCGCTTCCAGTTTCTTTCCCTGTCCCGGCGTCATCATGATAATGACCTTTTCCACAGCTCTCGGCATCATGAAAACCGGGATTCTGGCAGTTATCAGTTTATCTGCGGGAATGGGCGTGACCATTTCCCTGGCGGCTTATCTGGCTTATTTCGGAAGGGAAAGCCTATTTTTACTCCTTAAGCAAAAAGAGCATATTGTGGAGAGGACAACTCTGCTACTGGAAAAAGGGAGCTATCTCTTCCTGTTTCTCTTCAGCCTCTGGATGGCATATCCTTTTTTCCGTACCATTATCCCCATATAA
- a CDS encoding DUF5320 domain-containing protein produces MKGNGKGPENKGPGTGRKMGFCYGWGKPGYENDKIPGAPSRLAGHFDYGNRKKNPQAK; encoded by the coding sequence ATGAAGGGAAATGGCAAAGGACCTGAAAACAAAGGTCCCGGAACAGGACGCAAAATGGGGTTCTGTTACGGATGGGGTAAACCGGGATATGAAAATGACAAAATTCCCGGAGCACCATCGCGCCTGGCCGGTCACTTTGATTACGGGAACAGAAAAAAAAATCCACAAGCCAAGTGA
- a CDS encoding class I SAM-dependent methyltransferase — protein MKINNILTAIKQPELYSPGTATMWNDPYISKQLLPVHLDETLDLASRKPESIDQTVDWICSKAPGAGKEKLSILDLGCGPGLYAERFASMGHDVTAVDFSANSLDYAKKSAAEKGLKINYIRSNYLDLELKENVYDLIVMIYCDFGVLIPDDYRKLLKMIHKSLNSDGRFIFDVLNDRGFHKTSFPNSWDCTEKGFWKDSPYLALSHSFVYEEEKVILEQHVVFDDSERNRIYRFWTHYYDHGKLKQLLQQNGFTALSFHEDVFPEDSIRAEENVTFTIAEKN, from the coding sequence ATGAAGATTAATAATATACTTACCGCAATTAAACAGCCGGAGCTCTACAGTCCCGGAACCGCGACAATGTGGAACGATCCCTACATCTCAAAACAACTTCTTCCCGTCCATCTCGATGAAACCCTCGATCTGGCCAGCCGGAAACCGGAATCCATAGATCAAACAGTAGACTGGATCTGTTCAAAAGCACCCGGTGCAGGAAAGGAAAAACTGTCAATTCTCGATCTGGGGTGCGGTCCGGGATTATACGCCGAACGTTTTGCCTCCATGGGTCATGATGTAACAGCCGTGGACTTCTCCGCGAACTCACTGGATTACGCAAAAAAATCAGCGGCGGAAAAGGGACTGAAGATAAATTATATCCGCAGCAACTATCTGGATCTGGAACTGAAGGAGAACGTTTACGACCTGATTGTTATGATTTATTGCGATTTCGGGGTTCTGATTCCCGATGATTACAGAAAGTTGCTGAAAATGATTCATAAAAGCCTTAACAGTGATGGACGTTTTATTTTTGATGTCCTGAATGACCGAGGATTTCATAAGACATCGTTCCCGAATTCCTGGGATTGCACAGAGAAGGGATTCTGGAAGGATTCCCCCTATCTGGCGCTCTCCCACTCCTTTGTTTATGAAGAGGAAAAAGTCATACTGGAGCAGCATGTCGTTTTCGATGACAGTGAGAGGAATCGTATTTATCGTTTCTGGACTCATTATTACGATCATGGGAAATTGAAACAGCTTCTTCAACAGAACGGTTTTACAGCCCTGTCCTTTCACGAGGATGTGTTTCCGGAAGACAGTATCCGGGCCGAAGAAAATGTTACGTTTACCATAGCTGAGAAGAACTGA